Genomic segment of Haladaptatus caseinilyticus:
TCCACTAGTGCTTAGTGCAACATGAGGCAGTGGACGGTTCTTGGGGGGCTCAATCCCCTCTCACCGTATGTTTTAATATTCTGGAAGTCATACTATCTACTCAGTAAAGAACTATGAGTAGTAAGAGTGAAAATGGCGACCACGTCGTTCGTATCAGCCGCAAAGGCCAGGCGACGATCCCCAAGTCGCTCCGGGAGAAGTACGGCATCGAAATCCCAGGCCGTGTGCGCTTCCGCGAAGAAGACGGCGAACTCGTCGTCGAGCCAGTCCCGAAACCAAGTGAACGCTTCGGGTCACTGGGGGAAGACTACGAGCGTGGCGAGGTCATTACGCACCATCGAGAGGAGCAGGCAGCTGAGCGCCAGGCAGAGGACACCGCTGACCAGCGTGACTATCAGCGCTACGTCGCTACCGACGACACAGACGAGACCACCGACGAATGAGCTATCGCTACGTTCTTGATACGGAACCTCTCCTTGCGTACTACTACGGTGAACCCGGTGGGGAGACTGTCCGCGACCTCCTGACGGATGTCTACATGGGTGAAGAGGCCGTAGCGGTCAGTGAAATCACGGCGACCGAACTGATGTACAAAATCGCCCGCTTTGAAACTGGCTCCCCACCGGGAACGCCAACAGAAGAGACACTGGCGACCGGCCGACAGGCCGTGCGTGACTTGGTGGACGGCGGTGTCACACTGTGTGCTCCCTCCGAGTCGTGGCCACTGGCAGCTGAAGTGAAAGGAGCGGGAGGGATCGCGCTCGGCGATGCATATGCTGTGGCGCTTGCGGTTGCCGAAGATGCAACGCTTCTGGTCGGTGCTGACGACGATTTCACGGAGCTCGTCGTAGATGTATCGGTCGAACGGATCCGGACAGAGCCAGCGTGACACGTGGGAGACGAACAGACGGAAAGCGGTTTGCGTATCTCCGTACTACATTGAGGTATGGCGGCTGCGTGGGCACAGTGGGACCACATTGCGAAGGTTGACCCGGATAAAGCACTCCACGATGAGGATACTTACGCTAGCATTGCTGACACGGGGACCGACGCAATCATCATCGGTGGCACCACGAACGTCACCGAAGCCCGTGTTCAACCGATTCTTGATGCGCTTTCTGCTACCGAAATTCCCATCTTCGTCGAGCCAACCTACCGTCCGTCGTCATCTCATACCGAGGGACTCTCTGGGTACCTGCTTCCGATCGTTCTGAACGCCGATGACCCACTGTGGATCACAGGAGCACACCACGAATGGGTTCGCTCATCTGATCCTGAGTGGGACTACGTCCAGCCAGAAGCCTATATCGTCCTGAATCCGGCGTCATCAGTTGCGACGCTCACCCAAGCAGACTGTGGTCTTGATACGGATGACGTCGTTGCGTATGCTGAACTCGCTGAGCAGGTCCTCAGCCAAGAAATCGTCTATCTCGAGTATTCTGGCATGCTTGGTGATCCAGCTGTTGTCGCTGCCACACGAGATGCGCTCTCATCAGCGCAGCTCTTCTATGGTGGGGGGATTCACGACTATAATTCGGCCTACGAAATGGCAAGTGTCGCAGACACGGTCATCGTCGGTGATGTGCTCCATGAGGCCGGTATCGAGGTGGTCGAGGCAACTGTTCGTGGAACAAGGGATGCAAAGCACGACTCGTAATCCTGTGCTCTCTCCCATTGTAGTGGTGAGGAACAGAGAGAAAGAGCCGGTAATCAGTCGTCCATAGGCTAGTTTGAGCTACTAACCAATGCTGTCTCGGCCCATCTAAATTTAGTTGCGATTTGACTCCAGAGTGGGTCGGGCATAGTACACTTGGTTGTCGGAACTCAAGCAATCAACACAGTAATCCACTGCTTTGGTCTTAAAGAAATATTGATGATGTCTCTGTTATCAGTCATCAAATAATAAAGTGGAGGTATTTACCGAGATTCATCATTACTAGTGATACGGATGCCCGGCCCAGCATATCTCCGCAGCGATTCACTTACCCTGTGTACAGTCGAAGAGGAAGATCTCGCATTTATACAAGAAGGATTCAATGATCCACGAATCCGCAAAAACATTGGACGATATACTCCCTCAAATCACGCGCAACAACAGACGCATCTCGAAGAGCGAATTACCGAGGGCGAAAACAGCATCTACTTTCTCATCTGTGTCGATGAGACGCCAATCGGGCTCATCTGGCTGTTCTCACTTGACTATCAGCGAGGGAAGGGGGAAATCGGCCTCTGGATTACACCAGACGAATGGGGCAACGGCTACGGAACAGACGCGGTGGCACTCATTGTCGACTATGGATTCAAGCAGCTGCGTCTCCACAAACTCATCGCACGGGTCCAAGAATCGAATGCTGCCTCCAAACAGATCTGGGACTCACTTGGCTTTACAGAGGAAGGGTTTCAGCGCGACGAATTCTATTCCGATGGTGAGTATGTGAGCTACTATTACTTTGGAATCCTCGCCGATGAATGGGATAGAGACTCTGTGAATGCTAACGTGGATTTCACATGATTTAGGGATACTAGACGTGTTTTATTATCTCATCCAAAAGTGAACATTCGCACATCTCTAAAAGGGAGATCAATACCGACTACCGTTCACTTTTTCCTGTTCCTATCTATATGAATGCGTATGGATATTCGTGTGTTAGAAGCGGAGAGTGAACGTCGAGAGGCAGCCCTACTTCTCCAACAGCTCTGGACTGATCGTGACCGTGACGAAATTGTTGCGTGGACAGGTGAGGAAGAGTACCGCTTATTCGG
This window contains:
- a CDS encoding phosphoglycerol geranylgeranyltransferase, whose translation is MAAAWAQWDHIAKVDPDKALHDEDTYASIADTGTDAIIIGGTTNVTEARVQPILDALSATEIPIFVEPTYRPSSSHTEGLSGYLLPIVLNADDPLWITGAHHEWVRSSDPEWDYVQPEAYIVLNPASSVATLTQADCGLDTDDVVAYAELAEQVLSQEIVYLEYSGMLGDPAVVAATRDALSSAQLFYGGGIHDYNSAYEMASVADTVIVGDVLHEAGIEVVEATVRGTRDAKHDS
- a CDS encoding GNAT family N-acetyltransferase — translated: MPGPAYLRSDSLTLCTVEEEDLAFIQEGFNDPRIRKNIGRYTPSNHAQQQTHLEERITEGENSIYFLICVDETPIGLIWLFSLDYQRGKGEIGLWITPDEWGNGYGTDAVALIVDYGFKQLRLHKLIARVQESNAASKQIWDSLGFTEEGFQRDEFYSDGEYVSYYYFGILADEWDRDSVNANVDFT
- a CDS encoding type II toxin-antitoxin system VapC family toxin; amino-acid sequence: MSYRYVLDTEPLLAYYYGEPGGETVRDLLTDVYMGEEAVAVSEITATELMYKIARFETGSPPGTPTEETLATGRQAVRDLVDGGVTLCAPSESWPLAAEVKGAGGIALGDAYAVALAVAEDATLLVGADDDFTELVVDVSVERIRTEPA
- a CDS encoding AbrB/MazE/SpoVT family DNA-binding domain-containing protein, with the translated sequence MSSKSENGDHVVRISRKGQATIPKSLREKYGIEIPGRVRFREEDGELVVEPVPKPSERFGSLGEDYERGEVITHHREEQAAERQAEDTADQRDYQRYVATDDTDETTDE